A section of the Candidatus Binatia bacterium genome encodes:
- a CDS encoding hypothetical protein (possible pseudo, frameshifted) has product MSERLQEIFPQKIVPKGLALRSPFDRLPRYVAEYLIAKFAPHGDPQRLDRLAENVLRLYPTGPERNRAKDQLLQRGHLTLIDELRVKPEVNSGRYVAEPPTLADVTVQVPQEICQRHPATLYGLWGTLDLRYHARTREVSLAGFIPFEVVADLEEFLRARKQFREEEWIDLLLQAVGLNPAELSFREKQLSLARLAPLVEPRLHLIELGPRQTGKSFLLRNTSPEVFLVSSSKVTPATLFYHQVTRQPGLVGVYPVIVFDEIAYGRWSDDELLGTLKDFMESGRFSRGGRQFSAQASLVFLGNSDDPSMPQAMALPRGLAGETGFLDRLNGWIPGHELPKIAPELLYEGPGLAVDFLAEIFRLLRKRVTPLPDDLSLPRLAHGTRRALGSAGSFRVHQAHSSRR; this is encoded by the coding sequence GTGTCCGAGCGTCTGCAAGAAATTTTCCCGCAAAAGATCGTCCCCAAGGGGCTCGCTTTGCGTTCCCCGTTCGATCGCTTGCCTCGGTACGTGGCGGAATACTTGATCGCGAAATTTGCGCCGCATGGAGATCCGCAGCGACTCGATCGTTTGGCGGAAAACGTGTTGCGCCTGTATCCGACGGGCCCGGAACGGAACCGGGCCAAAGACCAGCTCTTGCAGCGCGGCCACTTGACATTGATCGACGAACTCCGGGTGAAGCCCGAGGTAAACTCCGGCCGCTACGTTGCCGAGCCGCCGACGCTTGCGGACGTTACCGTTCAGGTGCCGCAGGAAATCTGCCAGCGTCATCCGGCAACCTTGTACGGTTTATGGGGTACGTTGGACCTGCGCTACCACGCGCGAACACGCGAGGTCAGCCTTGCCGGGTTCATTCCGTTCGAAGTGGTCGCCGATCTCGAGGAGTTTCTTCGAGCGCGCAAACAGTTCCGCGAGGAGGAGTGGATCGACCTCCTATTGCAAGCGGTGGGTTTGAATCCGGCGGAGCTTTCGTTTCGGGAAAAGCAGTTGAGCCTCGCTCGTCTCGCGCCCTTGGTCGAACCCCGCCTGCACCTCATCGAACTGGGGCCGCGGCAGACCGGAAAATCCTTCCTGTTGCGGAACACTTCACCCGAAGTGTTCCTCGTCTCGAGCAGCAAGGTGACACCGGCAACGCTCTTTTATCATCAGGTTACCCGCCAGCCTGGACTCGTCGGTGTGTATCCCGTCATCGTGTTCGACGAGATTGCGTACGGGCGGTGGAGCGATGACGAGCTTTTGGGCACGCTCAAGGACTTCATGGAGTCGGGGCGTTTTTCTCGTGGCGGTCGGCAGTTTTCCGCACAAGCTTCGCTGGTGTTTCTCGGTAACAGCGACGATCCGAGCATGCCGCAAGCTATGGCGCTTCCGCGGGGGCTTGCGGGGGAGACGGGCTTTTTGGATCGCTTGAACGGTTGGATTCCCGGACACGAGCTGCCCAAGATCGCGCCGGAGCTACTGTATGAGGGGCCCGGTCTGGCGGTGGATTTCCTAGCCGAGATCTTTCGCTTATTGCGGAAACGGGTGACCCCGTTGCCGGACGACCTATCGCTTCCCAGATTGGCTCACGGAACGCGACGCGCGCTCGG